One window of the Acaryochloris sp. CCMEE 5410 genome contains the following:
- a CDS encoding metal ABC transporter ATP-binding protein: MNSASSLAVDHLGVQYRMVKALTNVTCSVSSGRLTGIIGPNGAGKSTLLKAMLGLVLPTSGQVMWGDKPLKQQLDRVAYIPQRSQIDWTYPATVWDVVLMGRIRKTGWLKRYSTVSRRLAADALERVGIANLKHRPIGQLSGGQQQRVFLAKALTEEADIFCLDEPLAGIDKKTEAIVFNILHELAHTGHTVLVVHHDLGQAITNFDDLILLNRELIASGSREDVLTKNNIQRAFGGHVPFFESNAA; encoded by the coding sequence ATGAACAGTGCTAGCAGTCTGGCTGTGGACCATTTAGGTGTGCAATACCGTATGGTAAAAGCCCTCACCAACGTGACTTGCTCCGTCAGCTCGGGACGATTAACCGGTATTATTGGCCCGAATGGAGCTGGGAAAAGTACGCTGCTGAAAGCAATGCTGGGTTTGGTTTTGCCCACGAGTGGACAGGTGATGTGGGGGGATAAGCCCCTCAAGCAGCAGTTGGATAGAGTCGCGTATATCCCGCAGCGATCGCAAATTGATTGGACCTACCCCGCCACGGTTTGGGATGTCGTCCTTATGGGTCGGATTCGCAAGACCGGCTGGCTAAAGCGCTACTCCACTGTGTCTCGGCGTTTGGCTGCAGACGCATTAGAGCGAGTAGGGATTGCCAACTTAAAGCATCGCCCCATTGGTCAGCTTTCGGGAGGACAGCAACAGCGCGTCTTTTTAGCAAAGGCGTTAACCGAAGAAGCCGACATTTTTTGTCTAGACGAACCCCTCGCTGGCATTGATAAAAAAACCGAAGCCATCGTGTTTAATATCCTGCATGAATTAGCTCACACAGGACATACTGTGCTGGTGGTTCACCATGACCTAGGACAGGCCATTACCAACTTTGATGATTTAATTTTGCTTAACCGTGAACTGATTGCTAGCGGTTCTCGCGAAGATGTATTGACCAAGAACAATATTCAACGGGCGTTTGGCGGACATGTGCCTTTCTTTGAATCTAACGCGGCCTAA
- a CDS encoding metal ABC transporter permease has translation MYDLLIEPLQAEFMQRSLLTAVLVGIVCATVGCYLMVQRLALLGDAISHSVLPGLVIAYIIGIDIFLGAFIAGVFSTVVIAWIHTQSQIKEDAAMGIVFSAFFALGITLITVVQKENKIDLNHFLFGNILSVTQSEVINTLVITLIVLVVIVLLFKELMLYTFDPVGAQAAGLPTNLLNFGLMVLIALTIVASLKSVGVILVLAMLITPGATAYLLVYRLHMMMIVGATIGVISSITGMYLSFHFNLPSGPAIVLVAFSFFLLAFLFSPTQGLLTQSLAKTE, from the coding sequence ATGTATGACCTCTTAATTGAGCCACTGCAAGCAGAATTTATGCAGCGTTCTTTACTCACAGCAGTTCTAGTGGGAATCGTTTGCGCCACTGTTGGCTGCTACCTGATGGTGCAGCGTTTGGCCCTATTAGGAGATGCCATTAGTCACTCCGTATTACCTGGCCTTGTTATTGCCTACATCATTGGCATAGATATTTTCCTAGGGGCATTTATTGCGGGGGTATTTAGTACCGTTGTGATTGCCTGGATTCATACCCAATCACAAATTAAAGAAGACGCCGCCATGGGAATTGTGTTCTCGGCCTTCTTTGCCCTAGGCATTACCCTGATCACTGTTGTTCAGAAAGAAAACAAAATCGATCTCAATCACTTTCTATTTGGCAATATCCTCAGCGTTACCCAATCTGAAGTGATTAATACCTTGGTGATTACGCTGATTGTCCTAGTGGTGATCGTACTGCTTTTTAAAGAGTTGATGCTTTACACCTTCGACCCCGTTGGTGCTCAGGCCGCAGGATTACCCACTAATCTGCTCAATTTCGGGCTGATGGTGTTGATTGCCCTCACCATTGTGGCGAGTCTCAAGTCCGTGGGGGTGATTTTGGTGTTAGCGATGTTGATTACCCCAGGAGCAACGGCTTACCTCCTGGTCTATCGGCTGCATATGATGATGATCGTTGGGGCTACCATCGGGGTGATCTCCAGTATCACCGGCATGTATCTAAGCTTTCACTTCAACTTACCCTCAGGCCCTGCCATTGTTTTAGTGGCCTTCAGCTTCTTTTTATTGGCGTTTCTATTTAGCCCCACTCAAGGATTACTCACCCAATCCCTAGCAAAAACGGAATGA
- a CDS encoding 4-hydroxy-3-methylbut-2-enyl diphosphate reductase has product MDTKAFKRSLHKSEQYHRKGFGHEEEVTNLLQSEYNSKLIQQIRNNGYRLQQGDVTIHLAEAFGFCWGVERAIALAYETRRQFPQERIWITNEIIHNPSVNKNLRDMKVEFIPVQPDGQKDFTVVGQNDVVILPAFGASVQEMQLLHDKGCTIMDTTCPWVSKVWTSVEKHKKGAYTSIIHGKYKHEETIATSSFAGTYLILLNLEEAEYVADYILNPGDTPSEREQRRADFMAKFANAHSPGFDPETDLERVGIANQTTMLKGETEQIGKLFERTVMRKYGPAQVNEHFLSFNTICDATQERQDAIFQLVDEPLDLMVVIGGFNSSNTTHLQEISIDKNIPSYHIDSVDRIGPGNRVEHKPLNADLTVTDNWLPKGPLAIGVTSGASTPDKVVSDIVEKIFSIKSASAEVVGVR; this is encoded by the coding sequence ATGGATACAAAAGCCTTTAAGCGGTCGCTGCATAAATCAGAGCAGTATCATCGGAAGGGATTTGGTCACGAAGAAGAAGTGACCAACTTGCTGCAGTCTGAGTACAATAGCAAGCTCATCCAACAAATTCGCAATAATGGGTATCGCCTTCAACAGGGAGATGTCACCATTCACTTAGCAGAAGCTTTTGGCTTTTGCTGGGGGGTTGAGCGGGCCATTGCCTTGGCCTATGAAACGCGTCGTCAGTTTCCCCAAGAGCGCATTTGGATAACCAACGAAATTATTCACAATCCTTCAGTCAACAAGAACCTGCGGGATATGAAAGTAGAGTTTATTCCGGTGCAACCCGATGGTCAGAAAGATTTCACCGTGGTGGGCCAAAATGATGTCGTCATCCTGCCAGCCTTTGGTGCCAGTGTTCAGGAAATGCAGTTACTCCACGACAAAGGCTGCACCATTATGGATACCACCTGTCCCTGGGTGTCCAAGGTTTGGACCTCCGTCGAAAAACATAAGAAAGGGGCCTATACGTCGATTATTCATGGCAAGTACAAGCATGAAGAGACTATTGCCACAAGTTCCTTTGCGGGGACTTATCTCATCTTACTCAACCTGGAAGAAGCAGAATATGTCGCAGACTATATTCTGAATCCAGGAGACACCCCCTCAGAACGGGAGCAGCGTCGAGCCGATTTTATGGCTAAGTTTGCCAATGCCCACTCCCCTGGATTTGACCCTGAAACAGATTTAGAGCGAGTTGGAATTGCCAACCAAACGACGATGCTTAAAGGTGAAACCGAGCAAATAGGTAAACTTTTTGAACGCACCGTTATGCGTAAGTATGGCCCTGCCCAGGTCAACGAGCATTTCCTCAGTTTCAACACCATTTGCGATGCCACCCAAGAGCGGCAGGATGCGATTTTTCAATTGGTCGATGAACCCCTGGATTTAATGGTCGTGATTGGTGGCTTTAATTCATCCAATACGACCCATCTTCAAGAGATCTCAATTGATAAAAATATTCCTTCCTATCACATTGATAGTGTCGATCGCATTGGTCCAGGCAATCGAGTTGAGCATAAGCCTCTTAACGCAGATCTGACAGTTACAGACAATTGGCTGCCGAAGGGGCCCCTTGCCATTGGGGTGACGTCAGGGGCCTCAACTCCAGATAAAGTAGTGTCTGATATCGTGGAAAAGATCTTCTCGATTAAGAGTGCTTCTGCCGAAGTGGTGGGGGTTAGATAA
- a CDS encoding response regulator transcription factor encodes MIRILLVDDQKVIRQGLKALLESESDLQIVGLAENGKMGVSMAEQLQPDVVLVDMYMPIMDGAAATEIICQRCPDTKVLLLSSADDDKCIADALRAGAMGYLLKNASSEEVANAIRSVYKGYTQLSPGLLKKVMNRNPPTTEAETSSADLTALEKRLLLILKDSDTLDSSSIDAFTGLISSPSEAKKLLPHLKQKLERQPDHVLAYYILGILLFEYQHQAKVALNCWRKGFKQALSQGISLEGLFLFCQSISLISPDEAYIGIKQVLDTHGKLVPASTLGAMAERVFGPESECTQVLTIAWQIRQMNTLLDEHYPLKSKLDDLNIRFAMPGIKKQVYSL; translated from the coding sequence ATGATCCGCATTCTTCTAGTTGATGATCAGAAAGTGATTCGCCAAGGACTCAAAGCCTTGTTGGAATCGGAATCTGACTTGCAGATTGTAGGACTGGCCGAAAACGGCAAAATGGGTGTGTCAATGGCAGAACAACTTCAGCCTGATGTTGTTTTGGTTGATATGTATATGCCCATCATGGATGGCGCTGCAGCCACAGAGATTATTTGCCAGCGCTGTCCCGATACCAAAGTCTTACTATTGAGCAGTGCAGATGATGACAAATGCATTGCGGATGCTTTACGAGCAGGGGCAATGGGATATCTTCTTAAGAACGCATCTTCCGAAGAAGTTGCCAATGCAATTCGCTCTGTTTATAAGGGGTATACCCAACTGAGTCCGGGCCTCTTAAAGAAAGTAATGAATCGCAACCCTCCCACCACAGAGGCAGAGACTTCTTCTGCGGACCTTACCGCCCTGGAAAAGCGGTTGCTGCTCATCCTTAAGGACTCGGACACATTAGACAGTTCCAGCATCGACGCTTTTACAGGCTTGATCTCTTCTCCATCTGAAGCGAAGAAACTGTTGCCGCACTTGAAGCAAAAACTGGAGCGACAACCAGATCATGTTCTGGCTTATTATATTCTGGGCATTTTATTATTCGAGTATCAACATCAGGCCAAAGTCGCTTTAAACTGTTGGCGCAAAGGATTTAAACAAGCTCTGTCACAAGGGATATCTCTAGAAGGCTTATTTCTCTTTTGTCAGTCCATTTCTTTAATCAGTCCTGATGAAGCTTATATCGGCATCAAGCAAGTTCTAGACACCCATGGAAAGCTTGTTCCTGCGTCCACACTGGGAGCAATGGCAGAACGAGTGTTTGGCCCTGAATCTGAGTGTACTCAAGTTCTAACCATTGCATGGCAAATTAGACAGATGAACACTTTACTTGATGAACATTACCCCTTAAAGTCTAAGCTTGACGACTTAAATATTAGGTTTGCAATGCCTGGAATAAAAAAACAAGTTTATAGCCTTTGA
- a CDS encoding pentapeptide repeat-containing protein has translation MLKAVVKLAVLVAVLWFGAIPPDLAHAQMRMGPLSKEAIKNVPALRQTKICEGCDLAGANLRSFELQNGNLKNADLTNSTIQFSDLTNATLEGANLSSSRIEDTIVTGANFSKADLSVSNLNGCDFSGVNLQGAILRAATLNKTNFANADLRGAMLRAANLNGANLEGANLEGANLCNTVMPDGTLSFRNCRPPE, from the coding sequence ATGTTAAAAGCTGTTGTAAAACTTGCAGTCTTAGTGGCTGTATTGTGGTTTGGGGCCATTCCCCCTGATCTTGCCCATGCCCAAATGAGAATGGGGCCCCTATCCAAGGAAGCCATTAAAAATGTGCCGGCTCTCCGTCAAACCAAAATCTGTGAAGGCTGTGATTTAGCCGGAGCAAACTTACGGAGTTTCGAGTTACAAAATGGCAATTTGAAGAATGCGGACTTAACAAATTCCACGATCCAATTTAGCGATCTAACGAATGCCACTTTAGAGGGGGCAAATCTCTCCAGTTCTCGTATCGAAGACACGATTGTAACGGGAGCAAATTTCTCTAAAGCCGATTTATCTGTGTCTAACTTAAACGGTTGTGACTTTAGTGGTGTCAACCTACAAGGCGCAATTCTCCGTGCTGCAACCTTGAACAAGACCAATTTTGCCAATGCAGATCTACGAGGTGCAATGCTACGAGCTGCAAATTTGAATGGCGCCAACCTTGAGGGAGCGAATCTTGAGGGAGCAAACCTCTGTAATACGGTCATGCCTGATGGGACCTTAAGCTTTCGCAATTGTCGACCCCCAGAATAA
- a CDS encoding bifunctional diguanylate cyclase/phosphodiesterase produces MSKAALAQVLSALEILVLEYQDDQSFQVMGHLPPWYQSLMGADQEPSPVIDLAESFPFLTYFLEDALQFWQTKQEQVLKSGLWVEVNQDGSEIPLEASALSLDDQRIILIALSQTTYTEKSVLIQQGRENALAQSAERKRAAEQLRHSIFYDWLTELPNQSFIRLRLVDALSQTKTGPDGSFALLYIDIKHFKAINTRLGLWAGDQLLMMVAQRLSELLRPDDIAARFGGDDFVVLLRPVDGEQETRKITEKIQRHLLVPYAIHSQDIHIQFDMGIAMGSALYQQPEDLIRDACTALEYAKSHGAENYAIFHQMMHLQSLTRMQLEHDLSRAVWQNELRVCYQPIISLADGSLQAFEALVRWQHPTLGLLSPDQFIAIAEDSGLIIPIGAWILREACEQIHKWRNQTHLPLSMHVNLSARQLDQLDLLDSIRGILAETELDPRGLKLEITETMVFNNLEYAAAMLRQIKGLGIQLSMDDFGTGYASLSYLHQLPVDNLKIDRSFVETIDTSGTESEIIQAVVQLAHSLNIDVVAEGVETLEQANRLKNLGCEYAQGYLFAKPMEPVDVEKVLYQNFASLFDAVQV; encoded by the coding sequence ATGTCAAAGGCTGCTTTAGCACAGGTATTATCGGCTCTAGAAATTTTAGTTTTGGAATACCAAGATGACCAATCTTTTCAGGTGATGGGTCATCTACCGCCCTGGTATCAGTCTTTAATGGGGGCGGATCAAGAACCCTCACCTGTGATTGATCTTGCAGAGTCGTTTCCTTTTCTGACCTATTTCTTGGAAGATGCGTTGCAGTTTTGGCAAACGAAGCAAGAACAAGTCCTCAAGTCTGGTTTGTGGGTTGAAGTGAATCAAGATGGATCTGAAATCCCTCTGGAAGCATCAGCCCTAAGCCTGGATGACCAAAGAATCATACTGATTGCTCTATCCCAGACGACCTATACAGAAAAGTCTGTTTTGATTCAGCAAGGTCGAGAAAATGCCCTGGCCCAGAGTGCTGAACGAAAACGAGCCGCTGAGCAGCTACGCCACAGTATTTTTTATGATTGGCTAACGGAGTTACCCAACCAGTCCTTTATTCGACTGCGGTTGGTGGATGCTCTGTCCCAGACCAAAACTGGGCCAGATGGCTCTTTTGCCCTTCTCTACATCGATATTAAGCACTTTAAGGCCATTAACACCCGCTTAGGATTATGGGCGGGTGACCAACTGTTGATGATGGTTGCCCAGCGATTATCTGAGCTTTTAAGGCCCGATGATATCGCAGCTCGTTTCGGTGGAGATGATTTTGTTGTTCTCCTTCGGCCTGTTGATGGTGAACAAGAGACTCGAAAAATTACCGAAAAAATTCAGCGCCATCTCTTGGTCCCTTACGCGATCCACTCCCAAGATATTCATATCCAGTTTGATATGGGGATTGCCATGGGCTCGGCTCTGTATCAACAACCGGAAGATTTGATCCGTGATGCTTGTACGGCACTGGAATATGCCAAAAGTCATGGGGCAGAGAATTATGCGATTTTTCACCAGATGATGCATTTGCAATCCCTGACTCGCATGCAGTTGGAACATGATTTGTCCCGGGCGGTTTGGCAAAATGAGTTACGGGTTTGCTATCAACCCATCATCTCCTTAGCAGATGGTTCTCTGCAGGCCTTTGAAGCGTTAGTGCGATGGCAACATCCCACATTAGGGTTGTTGTCACCGGATCAGTTTATTGCGATCGCAGAGGATAGCGGCCTAATTATTCCCATTGGTGCCTGGATCTTGAGAGAAGCCTGTGAGCAGATCCACAAATGGCGTAATCAAACCCATTTGCCGTTGAGTATGCATGTCAACTTATCGGCTCGGCAGCTTGATCAGCTGGATTTGCTGGATTCAATCCGAGGCATCTTAGCCGAAACGGAGCTTGACCCGAGGGGATTAAAGCTCGAAATCACCGAGACGATGGTGTTCAACAATTTGGAATATGCGGCGGCAATGCTGCGGCAAATTAAAGGCTTGGGGATTCAACTCAGTATGGATGACTTTGGAACGGGGTATGCCTCTTTAAGCTATCTCCATCAACTCCCCGTCGATAATCTTAAGATCGATCGATCCTTTGTGGAAACCATTGATACTTCTGGAACTGAGTCAGAGATTATTCAAGCTGTAGTTCAGCTTGCCCATAGTTTGAACATCGATGTGGTAGCTGAAGGGGTAGAGACTTTAGAGCAGGCCAACCGGCTGAAAAACTTGGGATGTGAATATGCGCAAGGCTACTTATTTGCTAAACCGATGGAGCCGGTAGATGTGGAAAAAGTGCTCTATCAAAATTTTGCTTCTCTATTCGACGCTGTTCAAGTTTAA
- a CDS encoding DUF1800 domain-containing protein: MAKFSDKILKVSLCLMLALGIWTGSANGDPVLAASMEADAVHVINRLSFGPSPGDLQHVKAVGIDDYIQEQLSPSQDSPRLKRQLRQYKTLPLTPMQLERQYGFRRPGKGKPKLSPQERKQRRRRSRIPFREASEARLIRAISSPNQLEEVMVNFWFNHFNVSAKKGRTRLWVGAYEQEAIRPYVFGSFRDLLGATAKHPAMLFYLDNWQNTAPNSPGARGRFKGLNENYARELLELHTMGVKGGYSQADVVSAAKVLTGWGLPRGRQRLQAKQAFVFDARRHDNSRKTFLGQPIQGQGMAEGEELLDILATHPATAQHISYKLAQYFVADTPPPALVDRLTQRFLATDGNIRGVLETLFDSPEFREPQYYGQKFKTPYEYVISMARATGYLTVKPRLVAGALRQFSMPLYECQTPNGYANTESAWLSPDTTIRRISLATAFARGYGRQKTPVPPDQLEQTLGDRFSTQTKSVIDNSPRNLRAALMLGSPEMMYR, from the coding sequence ATGGCAAAATTTTCAGACAAAATTCTTAAAGTTTCCCTGTGTCTCATGTTGGCATTGGGAATTTGGACGGGGAGTGCCAACGGAGACCCCGTACTGGCTGCCTCGATGGAGGCGGATGCGGTTCATGTCATCAATCGCCTGAGCTTTGGCCCCAGTCCAGGGGATCTGCAGCATGTCAAGGCGGTAGGAATTGATGATTATATTCAAGAACAGCTTTCACCTAGTCAAGATTCACCCAGACTGAAGCGTCAACTGCGGCAGTATAAAACCTTGCCCCTCACACCGATGCAGCTAGAGCGGCAATATGGATTTAGGCGACCCGGCAAGGGGAAGCCCAAGCTCAGCCCCCAAGAACGCAAACAACGCCGACGTCGATCTCGTATCCCTTTTCGCGAGGCATCTGAAGCTCGGTTGATTCGGGCGATTTCTAGTCCGAACCAACTGGAAGAAGTGATGGTGAACTTCTGGTTCAACCACTTCAATGTATCCGCCAAAAAAGGGAGAACCCGGTTATGGGTCGGTGCCTATGAGCAAGAGGCGATTCGCCCCTATGTCTTCGGTTCTTTTCGAGATTTATTGGGGGCAACAGCCAAACATCCGGCCATGTTGTTTTATCTGGATAATTGGCAAAATACAGCCCCCAATAGCCCTGGAGCCCGCGGTCGGTTTAAGGGATTAAACGAAAATTATGCTCGGGAGTTGCTGGAACTCCACACCATGGGGGTTAAGGGTGGCTATTCTCAGGCTGATGTGGTGTCAGCCGCGAAAGTTTTAACCGGGTGGGGGTTACCCCGAGGCCGCCAGCGATTACAAGCTAAACAGGCCTTTGTCTTTGATGCTAGACGCCATGACAATAGCCGTAAAACATTCTTAGGGCAGCCCATTCAGGGTCAAGGAATGGCAGAAGGGGAAGAACTGCTAGATATATTGGCAACCCATCCAGCCACTGCCCAACATATTAGCTATAAGTTAGCCCAGTATTTTGTGGCGGATACGCCTCCCCCAGCTTTAGTGGATCGCCTGACTCAACGATTCCTCGCGACGGATGGCAATATTCGAGGGGTATTAGAAACTTTATTTGACAGTCCTGAATTTAGAGAGCCTCAGTATTATGGACAGAAATTTAAAACCCCCTATGAATATGTAATTTCAATGGCGAGAGCCACGGGATATCTCACGGTGAAACCTCGCTTGGTGGCTGGAGCACTACGGCAGTTCAGTATGCCGCTGTATGAATGCCAAACCCCTAATGGGTATGCCAATACTGAATCGGCTTGGCTCAGTCCGGATACCACGATTCGCCGAATCAGTTTAGCGACCGCGTTTGCCCGGGGCTATGGCCGACAAAAGACACCTGTACCACCAGATCAATTAGAGCAGACACTAGGGGACCGTTTTTCTACCCAAACGAAATCTGTGATTGATAACAGTCCACGAAATTTACGGGCGGCATTGATGCTGGGCAGCCCTGAAATGATGTATCGCTAA
- a CDS encoding DUF1501 domain-containing protein, translated as MRRRQFLQYAAASGVTAMGLSWLGKQPVYSQGFSGRQPKLIVILLRGAVDGLNVVVPYRELGYYDARPTLAIAKPDEAKGAIDLDGQFGLHPALADLMPLWKSKQLAFVHACGSPDPTRSHFDAQDYMELGTPGNKKQGDGWLNRVLAHLPAGRPTQALNLGNQTPLILSGSKSVANLAFGRQAIRPLPLDRLPIQSAFDRLYEGDTNLGRAYQEGLEAREILKAELNTEMMKASRGAPGPSSLKTNGRRIAQLLSGNAETQIAFVSLGGWDTHVNQGSTQGRLAQLLKPLGEGLNQIKADLGKTFDDTTIVVMSEFGRTVAENGNGGTDHGHGNVLWVLGGQIQGGKVYGEWPGLAESQRYQSRDLEITTDFRDAIAPLLTKGMGIESKHLKQIFPGYSPQTTLGLI; from the coding sequence ATGAGACGCCGACAATTTTTACAGTATGCAGCTGCCTCAGGTGTGACCGCGATGGGGTTGAGTTGGTTAGGGAAGCAACCCGTTTATTCCCAAGGCTTCTCTGGGCGACAACCTAAACTGATTGTGATTCTCTTGCGGGGGGCTGTAGATGGTCTGAATGTGGTCGTTCCCTACCGAGAGTTGGGCTATTACGATGCCCGACCAACCTTAGCCATCGCCAAACCCGATGAAGCGAAAGGGGCCATTGATTTAGATGGACAGTTTGGCTTGCATCCAGCTTTAGCAGATCTGATGCCTTTGTGGAAGTCGAAGCAGTTGGCCTTTGTCCATGCTTGTGGATCGCCGGATCCAACCCGTTCCCACTTTGATGCTCAGGATTATATGGAGCTGGGAACCCCTGGGAATAAAAAACAGGGTGATGGCTGGTTAAATCGAGTATTAGCCCATCTACCCGCAGGCCGACCTACCCAAGCCCTGAATCTGGGCAATCAGACGCCCTTGATTTTGTCGGGGTCTAAGTCGGTGGCGAACCTAGCCTTTGGACGGCAGGCCATCCGACCTCTGCCTTTGGATCGACTGCCGATTCAATCTGCGTTTGATCGCCTGTATGAAGGCGATACCAATCTGGGGCGTGCCTATCAGGAAGGCTTAGAAGCGAGGGAGATCCTCAAAGCTGAACTCAATACAGAAATGATGAAAGCGTCCAGGGGAGCACCGGGTCCTTCTAGTCTGAAGACGAATGGTCGCCGGATTGCTCAACTGTTGAGTGGGAATGCTGAGACCCAAATCGCCTTTGTCTCTCTGGGGGGCTGGGATACCCATGTCAATCAAGGGTCCACCCAAGGTCGTCTCGCACAGTTGCTAAAGCCCTTGGGAGAAGGATTGAATCAAATCAAAGCAGATCTGGGCAAAACCTTTGATGACACGACAATTGTGGTGATGTCTGAGTTTGGCCGTACGGTGGCTGAAAATGGCAACGGCGGGACGGATCATGGCCATGGCAATGTTCTGTGGGTGCTGGGAGGGCAGATTCAAGGGGGCAAGGTCTATGGGGAGTGGCCAGGGTTAGCTGAATCCCAGCGATATCAAAGTCGAGACTTGGAAATTACGACGGATTTTAGAGATGCGATCGCACCGTTGCTCACCAAAGGCATGGGCATTGAATCGAAGCATCTCAAGCAAATTTTCCCTGGATATTCTCCCCAGACTACGCTTGGGTTGATTTAG
- a CDS encoding cupin domain-containing protein, with protein MNTEQQTQIQVEHQPSVDRLQELRVLNWPIWSKEESEFPWTYDESETCYFLQGEVVVTPDGGEPATMGKGDLVTFPAGMSCTWTIQSAVRKHYRFG; from the coding sequence ATGAATACGGAGCAACAGACTCAAATTCAGGTCGAACATCAGCCTAGTGTGGATCGCCTACAAGAGTTGCGGGTCCTAAACTGGCCGATTTGGTCCAAAGAAGAATCAGAATTTCCTTGGACCTATGATGAGTCTGAAACCTGCTATTTCTTGCAAGGCGAAGTGGTAGTCACCCCTGATGGTGGAGAACCCGCGACCATGGGCAAAGGGGACTTGGTGACGTTTCCGGCTGGCATGTCTTGTACCTGGACCATTCAAAGTGCCGTGCGCAAGCATTATCGGTTTGGCTAA
- a CDS encoding NAD(P)-dependent oxidoreductase, whose protein sequence is MQVGFIGTGLMGAPMAARLVEVGHSVTAYNRTASKLEPLRELGVEIASSPTQVIQAADVIILMLTNAAAIQELLTPTASALSGRTLIQMGTIAPAESKAIHGQVQTASGTYLEAPVLGSIPESKAGTLLVMAGAAPQDFETQLPLLKVFGPDPLLVGPVGTAAALKLALNQLIGGLTTAFATSLSFCQTYGVEVETFMQILRNSALYAPTFDKKLTRMLDQNFENPNFPTKHLLKDMTLFQQAAQAEGLPTENTEAIQTIIQRAMVQFAEADYSALYTAVQKAEPNG, encoded by the coding sequence ATGCAGGTTGGATTTATCGGTACAGGATTGATGGGGGCTCCGATGGCAGCCCGGCTAGTGGAAGTGGGGCATTCCGTTACGGCCTACAATCGCACGGCTTCTAAATTAGAGCCACTAAGAGAATTAGGCGTTGAGATCGCATCCTCCCCCACCCAAGTCATTCAAGCTGCTGATGTCATCATTCTGATGCTCACCAATGCTGCTGCCATTCAGGAACTGCTAACGCCCACGGCATCCGCTCTATCAGGACGAACCCTGATTCAAATGGGCACTATTGCCCCTGCTGAAAGCAAAGCCATTCACGGACAGGTCCAAACAGCCAGTGGCACCTATTTAGAAGCCCCGGTATTAGGCAGCATCCCTGAATCTAAGGCCGGAACGTTGCTGGTGATGGCGGGAGCTGCCCCTCAAGATTTTGAGACCCAGCTTCCCCTCCTCAAAGTCTTTGGACCCGATCCTTTATTGGTCGGTCCGGTGGGCACCGCCGCTGCTCTTAAACTTGCTCTTAACCAGCTGATTGGTGGACTGACCACGGCTTTTGCCACTAGCCTATCCTTCTGCCAAACCTATGGCGTCGAAGTTGAGACCTTTATGCAGATCCTTAGAAACAGCGCCCTCTATGCTCCCACCTTCGATAAAAAACTGACTCGAATGCTAGATCAAAACTTTGAGAATCCTAATTTCCCCACCAAACACCTGCTCAAAGACATGACCTTATTTCAACAGGCAGCCCAAGCCGAAGGACTGCCTACCGAAAACACCGAAGCAATCCAAACCATTATCCAAAGAGCAATGGTTCAATTCGCAGAGGCAGATTATTCAGCCCTCTACACAGCAGTGCAGAAGGCTGAGCCCAATGGGTGA